From a single Sporosarcina oncorhynchi genomic region:
- a CDS encoding DUF488 domain-containing protein: MEIYTVGHSTHTKEAFLKLLHDANIELLADVRAFPGSRKFPHFHEDRMREWLPEGGIEYEHFRKLGGRRNKSKVIDDDVNDAWNNRSFHNYADYTLQPEFQAGLDELKELASSKKVAICCSERHPARCHRLLISNWLALNGWTVKHILDGPKEETIIEEHEPGKWGAPPHLNTDGTVVYHNTEE, translated from the coding sequence ATGGAAATCTACACTGTCGGGCATTCCACCCATACGAAAGAGGCGTTTTTGAAATTACTGCATGATGCGAATATCGAGCTACTGGCGGACGTTCGCGCGTTTCCCGGAAGCAGGAAATTCCCGCATTTTCACGAAGACCGCATGAGGGAATGGTTGCCTGAAGGCGGTATCGAATATGAGCATTTCAGAAAACTCGGCGGCAGGCGCAATAAATCCAAAGTCATCGACGATGATGTGAACGACGCTTGGAATAACCGATCATTCCATAATTACGCGGACTATACGCTGCAACCTGAGTTTCAGGCAGGGCTTGATGAGTTAAAAGAATTGGCTTCATCCAAAAAAGTTGCGATTTGTTGTTCAGAGCGCCATCCCGCGCGCTGTCATCGATTACTTATAAGTAACTGGTTGGCGTTAAATGGATGGACAGTGAAACATATTTTGGACGGTCCGAAAGAAGAGACGATTATCGAAGAACATGAACCTGGAAAATGGGGAGCTCCGCCACACTTGAATACGGATGGCACAGTTGTTTATCACAATACAGAAGAATAA